The nucleotide sequence GGTTGGCTTCGGGGACCACCCGGACGAACTGGAGGATCCGATGGCCGAACCGGGCACCCCCGTCGTGTTCATCCACGGGCTGTGGCTGCACGCCACCTCGTGGACCCCCTGGATCGACCACTTCCGGGCGGCCGGGTACGCGCCCGTCGCGCCCGGCTGGCCGCACGAGCCCGAAACCGTCGAGCTGGCCAGGGAGAACCCCGACGCCGTCGCGGACACCAGTATCGACGACGCCACCGACCACTACGCGTCGATCATCGCCGGCCTCGAGCGGCCGCCGGTGATCATCGGGCACTCCTTCGGCGGCCTGATCACCGAAAAGCTGCTGGGGCAGGGGATCGGCCTCGCCGGCGTCGCCATCGACCCGGCCCAGATCAAGGGCGTCCTGCCGCTGCCGTTGGCCCAGCTGCGCGCGGGCCTGCCGGCCCTGGGCGACCCCGCGAACCTCCACCGGTCCGTGTCGCTGACCGAGAAGGAGTTCCGGTTCGGCTTCGGCAACGCGCTGACCGACGAGGAATCGGGGGAACTGTTCCGGCGCTGGACGATCCCGTCCCCGGCCCGGCCGCTGTTCCAGGCCGCGGCGGCGAACTTCGTGCTGCACTCCCAGGCCCAGGTCGACACCCACCGCGCGGACCGCGGCCCGCTGCTGCTGATCTCCGGGACCGCGGACCACACCGTCCCGGACGTCGTCACCCGCTCGACCTTCAAGCAGTACCGGGATTCCACCGCGGTCACCGAGCTGAAGCAGTTCGAGGGCCGCGGGCACTCGCTCACCATCGACAGCGGCTGGCGCGAGGTCGCCGACGCCGTGCTCGGCTGGCTGCGCGAGCAGGGGGTCTAGGCCCGTGGACCTCGGATTGACCGGCGCGGTCGCCGTCGTCACCGGAGCCAGCCGGGGCATCGGCCTGGCCGTCACCGAAGCCCTCGTCGCGGAAGGCGCCCACGTCGTGGCCGGCGCGCGCGAGCCGGGACCGGACCTGGATGCCCTCGTCCAGGCGGGGAAAGCGCACGCACTCGCCGTCGACCTCGGCACCGCCGACGGCCCGGGCCGGCTCGCCGAGCTGGCCCTGGCCGAGTTCGGGCGCATCGACGTCCTGGTCAACAACGTCGGCGCCGTCACCCCGCGGCCGAACGGCTTCCTGCTGGTCACCGACGACGAGTGGACGCGGTCGGTGACGCTGAACCTGCTGAGCGCGGTCCGGGCGACGCGGGCGGTGCTGCCGACGATGGTGACCGCGGGCCGGGGCAGCATCGTCACGGTCGCCTCGGTCAACGCGATCCTGCCCGACCCCGGCGTCATCGACTACAGCGCGGCGAAAGCGGCACTGGTCAACTTCACGAAGTCGGTGTCGAAGGAGTTCGGGCCCCGCGGCATCCGCGCCAACGCGATCAACCCGGGCCCGGTCGCGACGGACCTGTGGCTCGGCGCCGGCGGGGTGGCCGAAACCCTCGCCGCGACCACGGGCGCGAACCCGGACTCGGTCGCCGAGGAAGCGGCCGGGCACGCCGTCACCGGCCGGTTCACCCGGCCCGCCGAAGTGGCGAACCTGGTGGCGTTCCTGGCCAGCGACCGGGTGGCGGGCAACATCACCGGCGCCACCCTCGCCATCGACGGCGGCTACGCGACGGAAACCCACTGAGTGCCGGCCCGGCTCACCCCGTGGTCCCTTCCGGAGCCGGCCCCGGAAGGGCCTTTGCCCGGGAGTAGACACGCCGGCCACGGGGTATTTCCCTGCTGAGAAGTTCAGAAGGGAATCGCCATGGGAATCATCATCGCCCTGCTCGTGGTCTGGGCCGTCCTGGTCGTGCTCGGCATCGTCGTCAAGAGCCTGTTCTGGCTGATCATCGTGGGCGCGGTGCTGTTCGTCGCGACCGGCGTGATCGGGTTCGTCAAGCGCGAAGCGCTGGGTCGCCGGCACTGAGCAGGGCGCCGGTGGGCCCGCCGGCCGGCAGGGTCGCCGCGCGGACGACGTCGAGGGCCGCTTCCGCCGGGGAGCGGTCGTCGGCGTCGTCGCCGCGTTCGGGGTGGGTGGCGACCGAGCCGGGGTCGACGGCGTTGACCAGGATGCCGGTTTCGCGCAGTTCGGCGGCGAGGGTCGCGGTGAAGGCGTTGAGGGCGTACTTGGCCAGGGAGTAGCCGGGGGAGCGGACGCCTTCGCGGAGGGCGGTTCCGGCGGCGATCTGCGCGGCGGCGCCGCTGGAGACGTTGACGATCCGGGCGGCGGGGGCGGCCCGCAGCAGCGGCAGGCAGGCCTGCACCAGCGCCCAGCTGCCGAGGACGTCGACGTCGTAGGCGGTGCGGGCCGCGGTGAGGTCGGCGTCGAGCAGGGACGTCGTGGCGAAGTCGGGCATGGTGGCGGCGTTGTTGACCAGCACGTCGAGCCGGCCGGCGAGGCCGCGGAGGAATTCCGCGCAGGCCGAGACGTCGTCCGGGGCGGTGACGTCGAGGCGCACCGCGTCGGCGGAGTGCCCTTCGCCGGCGAGCTGCCCGGCCAGCGTGCGGGTCCGGTCGAGGTGCCGGCCGGCGAGGACGACGTGGTGGCCGCGGATGGCCAGCTCGCGGGCGACGGCGAAGCCGAGACCCTCCGGCCGGCTCGCGCCGGTGACCAGCGCGATCGGAATTTCGTTCATGAGCCCTACTGTAGGGATCTCCTACAATTGTGCCAACCCGCGGCCCCCCATATGCTCGCCGGCATGTCCGCTTCCTCGCCCGAACGGCCCCGCGCGCTGCTGCGCTGGCCCACCTACGTGATGGGCCAGTTGCACCGCAGCGGCGTAGGCCGGATCGACACGGCGCTGGCCGGCCACGGGGTCGCCCTGCGCGACTACTACGTCCTGGTCTGCATCGGCGAGTCCGGTCCGCTGTCGCAGCAGCGCGTCGCGGACCGGCTCGGCCTGGACCGCAGTGACCTGGTGAAGGTGCTCGACCGGCTGGAGGCCGCGGGCTGGGTGTCGCGGGAGCGCGACACCGAGGACCGCCGCCGGCACGTCCTCACCCTCACCGAGCGCGGCCGCGCCACGGTGGGCACGGTCGAGGAGGTGTCGAGCGCGGTGACCGGCGAGCTGCTCGCCCGGCTGAGCCCGGGCGAGCGGGAGACGTTGCACCGGTTGCTGCTGAAGGCCTTCGGGGAGCCGCCGGCCTGACCGCGGCGGGTGCTGCGCCCCTCGTCGTGGCACCCGGCCCGCGTCCGCCGACCGGGTGCCGGGCCTGGTCCGGTTGCCGGGTGCCCGGGTGATATTCCGGACACGGTCGCCCCGGCGCTGGCAGAATCGACGGGGTGGACACAGGCAGGGGAGGCCTTCCGCACACCGAACACACCGCCGCGGCGGGGGAGCCGTTTTCGGCGCTGCTCCGGCGGCGCCGGGGCGAGCTCGGCATCACGCAGGCCGAACTCGCGCGGCGGGCCGGCGTCAGCGTCCGGGCCGTGCGCTACCTCGAACACGGCCGGACGCGGAATCCGCGGACGGCGTCGATCCGGCAGCTGATCGCCGCGCTCGAACCCGAGCCGGGGACGCCGGCCGCGGCCACCACCCGGGTCGGTGTCCTCGGGCCGCTGCTCGTCGAGGTCGGCGGTGCACCGCAGCACCTCGGGGACACCCGCTGGGCGCGGCTGCTCGGCCTGCTGGCCCTGCAGCCGAACCGGGCGGTCGCCGTGGACGACATCGTCGACGTCCTTTGGGGCGCCCGGCCGCCTCGGTCGCACCTCGACCTGATCGGGGGCGCGGTGCGCCGGTTGCGGGCCCTGCTGCACCCGCAGCTGCAGCTGCGGGCCACCGGCCGCGGCGGTTACCGGCTCGACGGCACGCCCGACCAGCTCGACGTCCTGCGGTTCGACGCCCGGCTCGACGAGGCCAAGGCCGCCCAGGCCGGCGGCGACCGCGAAAGCGCCTTCCGCGCCCTCGACGCGGCGATGGCCTGCTGGCGCGGCCCGGTGCTCGCCGGTCACGACGCCCTGCACCGGCACTCCGCCGTGGCCGCCCTCTCCCGGCGGCGGCTGTCCACCGCCCTCGCCTACGCCGACGCGGGGATCGCCCTCGGGCGGCACGACGAGGTCGTCGCGCAACTGGAGACCATGCGCGACGACGAACCGATGCACGAGGGCCTGCACGCCCGGCTCATGGTCGCCCTCGCCGGCAGCGGGCGGCAGGCGGCCGCGCTCGCGCTGTTCGACGCCCTGCACGCGCGGCTGGCGAGCGAACTCGGCATCGAGCCCGGGCCGGAGGTCCGGGCGGCCCAGCTGCACGTCCTGCGCCAGGAGGTTCCCGCCGCGGCCCAGCCCTTCGGCACCGGCAACTACCTCCCGCGCGACGTCGGCCACTTCGTCGGGCGCGTGGCCGAGACCGGCTTGCTGACCGGCGCCGCCGGCCCGGCCGCGGTGTACGGCATCTGCGGGATGGCCGGCGTCGGGAAGACCGCGCTGGCCGTGCACCTCGGCCACCGGTTCGCCGACCGCTTCCCGGACGGGCAG is from Amycolatopsis mediterranei and encodes:
- a CDS encoding MarR family winged helix-turn-helix transcriptional regulator; translation: MSASSPERPRALLRWPTYVMGQLHRSGVGRIDTALAGHGVALRDYYVLVCIGESGPLSQQRVADRLGLDRSDLVKVLDRLEAAGWVSRERDTEDRRRHVLTLTERGRATVGTVEEVSSAVTGELLARLSPGERETLHRLLLKAFGEPPA
- a CDS encoding SDR family NAD(P)-dependent oxidoreductase; translation: MNEIPIALVTGASRPEGLGFAVARELAIRGHHVVLAGRHLDRTRTLAGQLAGEGHSADAVRLDVTAPDDVSACAEFLRGLAGRLDVLVNNAATMPDFATTSLLDADLTAARTAYDVDVLGSWALVQACLPLLRAAPAARIVNVSSGAAAQIAAGTALREGVRSPGYSLAKYALNAFTATLAAELRETGILVNAVDPGSVATHPERGDDADDRSPAEAALDVVRAATLPAGGPTGALLSAGDPALRA
- a CDS encoding alpha/beta hydrolase, with the translated sequence MAEPGTPVVFIHGLWLHATSWTPWIDHFRAAGYAPVAPGWPHEPETVELARENPDAVADTSIDDATDHYASIIAGLERPPVIIGHSFGGLITEKLLGQGIGLAGVAIDPAQIKGVLPLPLAQLRAGLPALGDPANLHRSVSLTEKEFRFGFGNALTDEESGELFRRWTIPSPARPLFQAAAANFVLHSQAQVDTHRADRGPLLLISGTADHTVPDVVTRSTFKQYRDSTAVTELKQFEGRGHSLTIDSGWREVADAVLGWLREQGV
- a CDS encoding SDR family NAD(P)-dependent oxidoreductase, producing MDLGLTGAVAVVTGASRGIGLAVTEALVAEGAHVVAGAREPGPDLDALVQAGKAHALAVDLGTADGPGRLAELALAEFGRIDVLVNNVGAVTPRPNGFLLVTDDEWTRSVTLNLLSAVRATRAVLPTMVTAGRGSIVTVASVNAILPDPGVIDYSAAKAALVNFTKSVSKEFGPRGIRANAINPGPVATDLWLGAGGVAETLAATTGANPDSVAEEAAGHAVTGRFTRPAEVANLVAFLASDRVAGNITGATLAIDGGYATETH